In the Candidatus Electrothrix sp. GW3-4 genome, one interval contains:
- a CDS encoding IS66 family transposase, giving the protein MHLSREELLKIDKQFIDSLPGKSAKELCLLALDDLKELHERLGQNSENSSMPPSSNFPWARFDPDGQADEEEPDEEQVEATHIELDDSDEESVEHDEDADKSDQQDSPKNIDDRPKGNKPGKQPGATGHGRTQKLPVHDTIIHKAGTCSACNLELDETCDFTARTGHYVVDIEVGDATGPGIEVINTKHIYGDTTCGGCGHVNRLMPHRLEKNEDWGVEISQWHMVGPKLTALIVCLSKRMRLSRRRIREFLQDWLRLNLSIGTINQCIHEAGRAVSPLSDEFLEEVRESLILFVDETSWKEWGKKQWLWVFTSLKVTFYIIGLRSQKVLDYVLGQTFKGVLMTDGYKAYRKFLNRLRCWAHLLRKTKGLKQSLSDDPRTFGTEAYEVLTELMDVIYKAREGPPTDLLPVYREFLGEFKQCCMKYRDSTHKKTRELAREFLNDWDTIFHVLSNPTWPLTNNEAEQALRHWVIARKLSHGTRNFRELLTIKFESVHNQSISG; this is encoded by the coding sequence ATGCATCTATCCAGAGAAGAGTTGCTAAAAATAGATAAGCAGTTTATTGACTCCTTGCCCGGTAAGAGTGCAAAGGAGCTGTGCCTGCTCGCACTTGATGACCTCAAAGAACTTCACGAACGGCTGGGTCAAAATTCCGAAAACAGCTCCATGCCTCCCAGCTCAAATTTCCCCTGGGCCCGGTTCGATCCCGACGGTCAAGCCGACGAGGAGGAACCGGATGAAGAGCAAGTCGAAGCCACGCACATAGAACTCGACGATTCTGACGAGGAGTCCGTCGAGCATGATGAAGATGCGGACAAGTCCGACCAGCAGGATTCCCCCAAAAATATTGATGATCGCCCCAAGGGCAACAAACCCGGCAAGCAACCCGGTGCCACCGGGCATGGTCGAACGCAAAAACTTCCCGTACACGACACCATCATTCACAAAGCAGGCACCTGCTCGGCTTGTAACCTTGAGCTGGACGAAACATGCGACTTCACCGCTCGCACCGGTCATTATGTCGTTGATATTGAGGTGGGCGATGCCACCGGTCCGGGAATAGAGGTGATCAACACCAAGCATATCTACGGAGACACGACGTGCGGCGGCTGTGGTCATGTCAATCGGCTTATGCCCCATCGTCTCGAAAAAAACGAAGACTGGGGGGTTGAAATAAGCCAATGGCACATGGTCGGCCCAAAATTGACCGCTCTGATCGTGTGCCTCTCCAAGCGCATGCGCCTTTCTCGCCGCCGCATCCGGGAATTCCTGCAGGATTGGCTGCGATTGAATTTGAGCATCGGCACGATCAATCAATGTATTCATGAAGCTGGCCGCGCCGTTTCTCCCCTTAGCGATGAGTTTCTTGAGGAGGTGCGTGAATCACTGATCCTGTTCGTGGATGAGACATCCTGGAAGGAGTGGGGCAAGAAACAGTGGTTATGGGTCTTTACCTCGCTGAAAGTCACCTTTTACATCATTGGCCTTCGCAGCCAAAAAGTACTTGATTATGTGCTCGGCCAAACCTTTAAGGGGGTGCTGATGACCGACGGCTACAAGGCCTATCGTAAGTTCCTCAACAGGCTCCGCTGCTGGGCGCATTTACTGCGCAAGACAAAAGGTTTGAAACAGAGCCTGAGCGATGATCCCCGCACATTCGGCACTGAGGCCTACGAGGTGCTCACCGAGTTGATGGATGTAATTTACAAGGCTCGCGAGGGACCACCCACGGACCTTTTGCCAGTATACAGAGAATTCCTGGGCGAATTTAAGCAGTGCTGCATGAAATATCGGGATTCAACGCATAAAAAAACACGCGAGCTGGCCAGAGAATTTCTCAACGACTGGGACACTATTTTTCATGTGTTGTCGAATCCGACGTGGCCCCTGACCAATAATGAGGCGGAGCAAGCGCTACGTCATTGGGTTATTGCGCGCAAATTAAGCCACGGTACCCGTAATTTTCGAGAGCTGCTGACCATTAAATTTGAATCCGTTCATAATCAAAGTATTAGCGGGTGA
- a CDS encoding transposase family protein — protein sequence MSMKIRDDRQLRALTGLNREQFEILSETFGNAHAAMKERAYRQGLAEGTRKRRPGGGKKGALPTVRDKLLFLLYYFKVYPTFDVFGTLFGMSRSKANENLHRLCPILYDTLVDLKVMPYRKFDTPDDLVKALKGNRSPPSFHTKKNWTKKRITIV from the coding sequence ATGAGCATGAAAATACGTGATGATCGCCAGTTGCGTGCCTTGACCGGCCTGAATCGAGAACAGTTTGAAATTTTGTCGGAAACATTCGGTAACGCCCATGCAGCGATGAAAGAGCGGGCATATCGACAGGGACTTGCCGAAGGGACTCGCAAGCGCCGCCCAGGAGGCGGTAAAAAGGGAGCCCTGCCCACCGTGCGGGACAAATTGCTTTTTCTGCTTTACTATTTTAAAGTATATCCGACATTTGATGTTTTCGGAACCCTGTTCGGCATGTCCCGTTCGAAAGCGAATGAAAATTTGCACAGACTCTGTCCGATTCTGTATGATACTCTTGTTGATCTGAAAGTTATGCCGTACCGGAAGTTCGATACACCGGACGACCTGGTGAAAGCGCTGAAGGGTAACCGTTCACCCCCCTCATTCCACACAAAAAAGAACTGGACAAAAAAGAGGATCACGATAGTTTAA
- the tatC gene encoding twin-arginine translocase subunit TatC has translation MSTASLLERFRPHHQELRERLLKSFAAIALSTALAYLFIDHLAAFCTQPLFLAAPTLDKLVYTKLTDAFISYIKLALLSGIIVSFPYLLYQSWMFIAPGLLQKERVMARRVIFWSTGLFTGGALFGFFIVLPKTLSFFMSYAGENLVPMPKLGLYLTFVARMVLAFALSFEIPFLMVMTTVVGLVSQDHFKEKRKYFYIAIVVLAFLLTAGEITATVLLAFPLFALYEAGIIAGRIFISRQKDKGSSQVS, from the coding sequence ATGAGCACCGCCTCATTGTTAGAGCGGTTTCGGCCTCACCATCAGGAGCTGCGTGAGAGGTTACTGAAATCATTCGCAGCCATTGCCCTCAGTACCGCACTTGCCTATCTCTTTATTGATCATCTCGCCGCATTCTGTACCCAGCCCCTGTTTTTGGCCGCTCCGACTTTAGATAAACTGGTCTACACCAAACTGACCGATGCCTTTATCTCCTATATTAAGCTCGCCCTGCTCTCTGGGATTATCGTCAGCTTCCCTTATCTCCTGTATCAAAGCTGGATGTTTATTGCTCCAGGCCTGCTGCAAAAAGAGCGTGTTATGGCCCGCCGGGTTATTTTCTGGTCGACAGGCCTGTTTACTGGAGGGGCCCTGTTTGGCTTTTTTATTGTTTTGCCGAAGACCTTATCCTTTTTTATGAGCTATGCAGGCGAGAATTTGGTGCCGATGCCCAAGCTAGGCCTTTACCTGACCTTTGTCGCTCGCATGGTCCTTGCCTTTGCCCTCTCTTTTGAAATTCCTTTCCTTATGGTTATGACCACGGTTGTAGGGCTCGTCAGTCAGGATCATTTTAAGGAGAAACGTAAGTATTTCTATATCGCTATCGTTGTTCTTGCTTTCCTTCTCACGGCCGGGGAAATTACCGCGACAGTCCTGCTTGCCTTTCCCTTGTTTGCCCTTTATGAAGCCGGGATTATTGCCGGGCGAATTTTTATAAGTCGGCAGAAAGACAAGGGATCCTCTCAAGTTAGTTAG
- the trpS gene encoding tryptophan--tRNA ligase: MQRILSGIQPSGQLHIGNYFGMMKTMIANTDSSDLFVFIVNLHALTSVHDRKKLSTGTLEAAADFLALGLDPEKCTFWVQSDVPEVCELSWFLSNMTPMGLLERCHSYKDKVAKGIAANHGLFAYPVLMAADILLYQAEVVPVGKDQKQHLEVARDIAIKFNNTFGETFVVPEPAIDENTAIIPGLDGQKMSKSYDNTIPIFLDDKPLRKRVMAVQTDSTPVEEPKDPEKCTLYALLKLFASKEKMAEVHDLYVNGGAAYGYLKQDLFELIRDHFADARAKKKDLLQNQDYLREVLQKGADKARAKAAETLDLVRERVGLRY; the protein is encoded by the coding sequence ATGCAACGTATACTCTCCGGCATTCAACCTTCTGGACAGCTCCATATCGGCAACTACTTCGGCATGATGAAGACCATGATCGCCAATACGGACTCCTCAGACCTCTTCGTTTTTATTGTAAATCTCCATGCCCTCACCTCGGTCCATGACCGTAAAAAGCTCTCTACCGGCACCCTGGAAGCGGCAGCTGATTTTCTTGCTTTAGGGCTTGATCCAGAAAAATGCACTTTCTGGGTCCAGTCCGACGTGCCGGAGGTCTGTGAACTTTCCTGGTTCTTGTCCAATATGACACCAATGGGCCTGCTGGAGCGCTGCCATTCCTATAAGGACAAGGTGGCCAAGGGTATTGCGGCCAATCATGGCCTTTTTGCCTACCCGGTGCTCATGGCCGCAGATATCCTGCTCTATCAGGCCGAGGTCGTACCGGTGGGCAAGGACCAGAAGCAGCACCTGGAGGTGGCCCGGGATATTGCCATCAAATTCAATAATACCTTTGGCGAAACCTTTGTGGTCCCAGAACCGGCAATCGATGAGAATACGGCTATTATACCGGGACTGGACGGACAAAAGATGTCCAAATCCTATGACAACACCATCCCCATCTTTCTGGATGACAAACCGCTGCGGAAACGAGTTATGGCTGTTCAGACGGATTCAACCCCGGTGGAAGAGCCCAAGGATCCTGAAAAATGCACTCTCTATGCCTTGCTCAAACTCTTTGCCTCTAAAGAAAAGATGGCAGAGGTGCATGACCTCTATGTCAACGGAGGAGCAGCCTATGGCTATCTGAAACAGGATCTCTTTGAACTTATTCGAGATCATTTTGCCGATGCCCGTGCGAAAAAGAAAGATCTCTTGCAAAATCAGGATTATTTACGGGAGGTTTTACAGAAAGGGGCAGACAAGGCCCGAGCAAAAGCAGCTGAGACCTTGGATCTGGTGCGGGAAAGGGTTGGCTTACGGTACTAA
- a CDS encoding DUF1778 domain-containing protein, with the protein MTQATTRDTSINIRAQQSQRELIDRAAALLNKNRTDFILEASCSEAENVLLDQRLFILDEKQFAEFETALQERFSDNKHILQLLEGKTPWDE; encoded by the coding sequence ATGACACAGGCAACGACAAGAGATACCTCAATTAATATACGTGCTCAGCAGAGTCAACGTGAACTTATTGACCGAGCCGCCGCACTGCTCAATAAGAACAGGACGGATTTTATCCTCGAAGCATCGTGCAGTGAAGCGGAGAATGTACTGCTTGATCAGCGCCTTTTTATCCTTGATGAGAAACAATTCGCCGAGTTTGAAACGGCCCTGCAAGAGCGATTTTCTGATAATAAGCATATTCTGCAATTGCTTGAAGGAAAAACGCCGTGGGACGAATAA
- the tatA gene encoding twin-arginine translocase TatA/TatE family subunit, which yields MFGLGTPELVVILAIAFLLFGGKKLPEIGSGLGKAISSFKKGLGEVEDSGLDVSEMTKKLPGVREVAAVQEKIDKAKDISRVMTK from the coding sequence ATGTTTGGACTCGGAACCCCTGAACTTGTTGTTATCCTGGCTATCGCTTTCCTGCTCTTTGGTGGGAAAAAATTACCCGAGATTGGCTCAGGCCTTGGCAAGGCCATCAGTTCTTTTAAGAAAGGCCTTGGTGAGGTCGAGGATAGCGGCCTTGATGTCAGCGAGATGACCAAGAAGCTGCCTGGTGTCCGGGAGGTCGCAGCTGTGCAGGAGAAAATTGATAAGGCAAAAGATATCAGTAGGGTAATGACCAAATAG
- the tatB gene encoding Sec-independent protein translocase protein TatB, with product MFGIGLPEMIVILAVALIVVGPDKLPELARSLAKGVNELKNTMNQVKESLNEETKVVSSVQRDLQQTAGQVKTHLLEDATKNPHQWKQEGDAVASGNAGEDEGIDVESLPPRSWEEEPESLLQQESASDQPEVAENGVDNKAEHPEEVDGDEGASTPRPSSLT from the coding sequence ATGTTTGGAATAGGTTTGCCGGAAATGATTGTGATCCTGGCTGTGGCATTGATTGTGGTCGGACCGGATAAGCTCCCTGAGCTGGCTCGTTCGCTGGCAAAGGGTGTAAATGAGCTGAAGAACACTATGAATCAGGTGAAAGAGAGCCTGAACGAAGAGACAAAGGTCGTCAGCTCTGTGCAACGGGACCTTCAGCAGACAGCTGGGCAAGTGAAAACGCACCTGCTGGAAGATGCAACAAAAAATCCCCATCAGTGGAAGCAGGAAGGGGATGCCGTTGCCTCAGGCAACGCAGGAGAGGATGAAGGTATAGACGTAGAATCGCTGCCCCCGCGTTCGTGGGAAGAGGAGCCGGAGTCTCTCCTCCAGCAAGAGAGTGCTTCTGATCAGCCTGAGGTCGCTGAAAATGGTGTTGATAATAAGGCGGAACATCCTGAGGAGGTCGACGGCGATGAGGGCGCCTCTACACCGCGGCCTTCTTCTCTCACATGA
- a CDS encoding bifunctional metallophosphatase/5'-nucleotidase, with the protein MNDIYEIDPVNGGKEGGLARVASLRDTLLRRDPDTLTVLAGDLLCPSALGIAPYKDGRLHGQQMIETMNALGLDYITFGNHEFDLPEESFYNRLKESQFTWISSNCFRENGTLFPGVVEDKIIDIKGVKVGIFGVTLSKKQTDYLIYKDPLVAAEQKVEELRPKVDILIALTHLTKDDDIRLASRLPEIDLILGGHEHENMQLWRGKDFTPIFKADANARTVYVHNLSYNTTAVQKLAITSKLYRITDALPEQPKTAEVVKKWRKIGYAGFRKKGLHPERIVATTDVALDGLEASVRNFPTTLTELIARSMLTAASEAQLALYNSGSIRVDDILPPGQITEYDIIRILPFGGNIVTVTMKGVLLERALTQGLANKGEGGFLQTGRVSGGQGKPWRIDGKELDPGAEYTVAVLDYLVKVGDDNLKFLVNTPEVPIIADQGDIRKALITELQAIFPAQLASP; encoded by the coding sequence ATGAATGATATCTATGAAATTGATCCTGTTAATGGTGGTAAAGAAGGAGGACTTGCCCGGGTCGCCAGCCTTCGCGATACGCTCCTTCGACGTGACCCAGACACGCTCACGGTCCTTGCCGGTGACCTTCTCTGTCCCTCAGCCTTGGGGATAGCACCCTATAAGGACGGACGTCTGCACGGCCAACAGATGATTGAGACCATGAATGCCCTGGGACTCGACTATATCACCTTTGGCAATCATGAGTTTGATCTCCCTGAAGAGTCTTTTTACAACCGACTCAAAGAGTCTCAGTTTACCTGGATTTCCAGTAATTGTTTTAGAGAAAATGGTACCCTGTTTCCTGGGGTGGTCGAGGATAAAATTATTGATATCAAAGGAGTAAAAGTCGGTATCTTCGGGGTGACATTGTCCAAAAAACAGACTGATTACCTCATCTATAAAGATCCCTTGGTAGCGGCGGAGCAAAAGGTCGAAGAACTCCGCCCCAAGGTCGATATCCTTATTGCCCTGACCCATTTAACCAAGGATGATGATATTCGGCTGGCAAGCAGATTGCCAGAGATTGATCTCATTCTTGGTGGTCATGAACATGAAAATATGCAGCTCTGGCGGGGGAAGGATTTTACCCCGATCTTTAAGGCAGATGCCAACGCGCGTACGGTGTATGTTCATAACCTTTCCTATAATACAACTGCTGTGCAAAAGCTGGCCATTACTTCGAAACTGTACCGGATTACCGATGCCCTGCCTGAGCAGCCTAAGACTGCTGAGGTGGTTAAAAAATGGCGGAAGATCGGTTATGCTGGCTTCAGGAAGAAGGGCCTGCACCCTGAACGGATCGTGGCCACCACCGATGTGGCGCTGGACGGGCTTGAGGCCAGTGTGCGCAACTTTCCTACCACGCTCACCGAGCTGATTGCTCGTTCCATGCTGACGGCGGCGAGCGAGGCCCAACTCGCTCTTTATAACAGCGGTTCAATTCGTGTTGATGATATTTTACCTCCCGGTCAGATTACGGAATACGATATTATCAGGATCCTGCCCTTTGGTGGTAATATTGTCACCGTGACCATGAAGGGTGTCCTGCTTGAACGGGCTTTAACCCAAGGGCTGGCAAATAAAGGGGAGGGGGGCTTTCTGCAGACAGGGAGGGTGAGCGGTGGTCAAGGGAAGCCGTGGCGGATTGACGGAAAAGAGCTTGACCCCGGTGCCGAATATACGGTGGCGGTACTGGATTACCTGGTGAAGGTTGGTGACGATAACCTGAAATTCCTGGTGAACACCCCTGAGGTACCGATTATTGCCGATCAGGGGGATATCAGAAAGGCCTTGATCACCGAGCTGCAAGCGATTTTTCCCGCCCAGTTGGCCTCGCCCTAG
- the tatA gene encoding twin-arginine translocase TatA/TatE family subunit, with product MFGLGMPELIIILVIIVIIFGAGKLPEIGSGIGKGIKNFKDATKNDDDPKPIEEKNSNKES from the coding sequence ATGTTCGGACTCGGAATGCCTGAACTGATTATCATTCTGGTTATTATTGTTATTATCTTTGGTGCAGGAAAGCTGCCTGAAATTGGCTCCGGTATCGGCAAAGGGATCAAAAATTTTAAAGATGCCACCAAGAACGATGATGACCCGAAACCCATAGAAGAGAAAAACAGCAACAAGGAAAGCTGA
- the rlmD gene encoding 23S rRNA (uracil(1939)-C(5))-methyltransferase RlmD has protein sequence MKHTITIEKVIPGGKGLARTADGQVIMTPFTLSNEKILIREHKKKSGYLEGSIDRVLLPSPARIEPPCPLYGKCGGCNLQHGSYTEQLKIKKEIVAESLQRAKVPIEEVEEAVASPAQWGYRYRLRLKISPAGQLGFFKKRSNTFIPVTNCPVATEGICSAVVELNRSGVLRPLAKVCPELEVLESPADGKITLVLRGNKENPLPTSALQEVGQLPHINQVGWLTRNGFQSLFPQAPPLTQHIQCNAHLSPSGEGQQSMKEDCILSWSGGCFSQVNPGQNEQLIRLICEAAGDLHGKTILDLYCGMGNFSVPLGRCGGTVTGIEGNQESIHWAEKNARQAEIKARFFVADVRSALEQLVEQGEQADLILLDPPRSGVGKNITLLPQLEPEKIIYVSCDPATLARDLNLLCPAGYQISRVIPVDMFPQTSHIETVVLLERL, from the coding sequence ATGAAGCATACTATCACTATAGAGAAAGTTATACCCGGTGGAAAAGGCCTGGCCCGGACAGCAGATGGGCAGGTTATCATGACCCCTTTCACCTTATCAAATGAAAAAATCCTGATCAGAGAGCATAAAAAAAAGTCCGGCTACCTTGAAGGAAGTATTGATAGAGTCCTCTTGCCCTCCCCTGCGCGAATCGAACCACCGTGCCCCTTGTACGGGAAATGCGGTGGCTGTAATTTGCAACACGGAAGCTATACAGAACAGCTTAAAATCAAGAAGGAAATTGTGGCTGAGTCGTTGCAGCGCGCCAAAGTGCCCATTGAAGAGGTGGAGGAGGCCGTTGCCTCTCCGGCCCAATGGGGGTACCGGTATCGCCTGCGCCTCAAGATCAGCCCTGCTGGCCAGCTCGGCTTTTTCAAAAAAAGGAGCAATACCTTTATCCCGGTCACCAACTGCCCCGTGGCTACAGAGGGTATTTGCTCTGCCGTAGTCGAGCTCAACAGGTCCGGGGTTCTTCGGCCCTTAGCTAAGGTATGCCCAGAACTTGAGGTGCTGGAGTCGCCTGCTGACGGAAAAATCACTCTTGTTCTCCGAGGAAACAAAGAGAATCCCCTGCCAACCTCCGCACTTCAGGAGGTCGGCCAACTCCCTCATATTAATCAGGTAGGGTGGCTTACCCGGAACGGATTCCAATCTCTCTTCCCACAAGCCCCCCCACTCACGCAGCACATTCAATGTAACGCCCACCTCTCCCCCTCCGGGGAGGGGCAACAAAGCATGAAAGAAGACTGCATCTTATCTTGGTCTGGCGGCTGTTTTTCCCAGGTCAATCCTGGTCAGAATGAACAACTCATCAGGCTGATCTGCGAGGCAGCTGGAGACCTCCACGGCAAAACTATCCTTGATCTTTACTGTGGTATGGGCAACTTCTCTGTTCCTCTTGGACGCTGCGGCGGGACCGTTACGGGCATTGAGGGAAACCAGGAGAGTATCCATTGGGCCGAGAAGAACGCCCGACAGGCCGAGATTAAGGCCCGTTTTTTTGTCGCCGATGTACGCAGCGCGCTGGAGCAACTTGTCGAACAAGGGGAGCAAGCAGACCTTATCCTCCTTGATCCGCCACGAAGCGGGGTGGGAAAAAATATCACTTTGCTTCCGCAGTTAGAGCCGGAAAAAATCATCTATGTCTCCTGCGACCCTGCAACCCTTGCCCGAGACCTCAACCTCCTCTGCCCCGCAGGTTACCAGATCAGCCGGGTCATTCCTGTGGATATGTTTCCCCAGACCAGCCATATTGAGACTGTTGTCCTCTTAGAACGCTTATAA
- the mobB gene encoding molybdopterin-guanine dinucleotide biosynthesis protein B gives MPSIITFIGWHDSGKTTLAAQVVRLLKKRGYSVAVIKSTKETGLLPNQEGTDTDAYGKAGADAVTLVASDQLVMTMPRPEKNLPALARRFFADVDLVIGEGFKEADKVAKIEVFRGEGSRLAEQVSGVIAVATDQEVSDALIFPLSQPEQLADFLEKEYIRTPSGQAHKVHLIKTRQGRTMNTMQSFTVTQPTRLHFGAGTVQTLGKTVKDFKGSKVLLVVDPGLVKAGLLARLTAPLEGEGIPFIVYDEIDPEPGLKLADKGCALAQEAGCDCVIGAGGGSAMDVAKAVAILLTNGGKTLDYLGLGLIKKAGVPKIMVPTSAGTGAEVTFTAVFINEETGSKGGMNGDPLYPDAAILDPELTLSLPAKVTAYTGIDALTHALEAYTSTQAHTISEMYSLEAIDLIARNLPAACANGGNLEARSAMLMGSLLGGKALATAGVGLVHAMAYPMGGMFGVPHGLANAVLLPYVVQYNLPGNYEKFALLAEVLGQNTEGLSRRDAASLCVEALYDLNNDVGIPATLKDLDIPFAQIPQMAEIALTVTRPVENNPRQPSLADVIAVYERAYRHEIVL, from the coding sequence ATGCCTTCCATCATCACCTTTATAGGCTGGCACGATTCCGGGAAGACCACCCTGGCTGCTCAGGTTGTTCGCTTGTTGAAGAAACGGGGCTATTCCGTGGCCGTGATTAAGTCCACCAAGGAGACCGGCTTGTTGCCCAATCAAGAGGGAACAGACACCGACGCCTATGGCAAGGCTGGCGCTGATGCTGTCACGCTGGTTGCCTCGGATCAGCTGGTGATGACCATGCCCCGGCCAGAGAAAAATCTCCCTGCCCTGGCCCGGCGCTTTTTTGCTGATGTGGATCTGGTCATTGGCGAAGGCTTTAAAGAGGCAGACAAGGTGGCCAAGATTGAGGTCTTCAGAGGGGAAGGCAGCCGTCTTGCCGAGCAGGTCAGTGGGGTTATTGCTGTAGCAACGGATCAAGAGGTCTCTGACGCGCTGATTTTTCCCTTAAGCCAACCAGAACAGCTCGCAGATTTTCTCGAAAAAGAGTATATCCGAACGCCCTCTGGGCAAGCTCACAAGGTCCATTTGATCAAAACAAGACAAGGTAGAACTATGAACACTATGCAATCATTCACCGTGACCCAGCCCACCCGTCTCCATTTTGGTGCAGGTACGGTTCAAACGCTTGGTAAGACCGTCAAAGATTTCAAGGGCAGTAAGGTCCTGTTGGTCGTGGATCCCGGTCTGGTCAAGGCTGGTCTGCTTGCCCGTTTGACGGCCCCCCTGGAAGGAGAGGGCATTCCCTTTATCGTGTATGACGAGATTGATCCGGAACCAGGCCTGAAACTGGCTGATAAGGGCTGTGCCCTTGCCCAGGAGGCGGGTTGTGACTGTGTGATCGGTGCAGGTGGTGGTTCTGCAATGGATGTGGCCAAGGCCGTGGCTATCTTGCTGACCAACGGGGGAAAAACACTGGATTATCTCGGGCTTGGCCTGATTAAAAAGGCGGGTGTGCCCAAAATTATGGTGCCCACCTCTGCCGGAACCGGCGCTGAGGTGACCTTTACGGCTGTGTTCATCAATGAGGAGACCGGTTCCAAGGGCGGAATGAACGGTGATCCCCTGTACCCGGATGCTGCCATCCTGGACCCGGAACTGACCCTCAGTCTGCCCGCCAAGGTCACTGCCTATACCGGCATCGACGCCTTGACTCATGCCCTGGAGGCCTATACCTCCACCCAGGCCCATACCATCTCGGAGATGTACTCCCTGGAGGCCATTGATCTCATCGCCCGTAATCTGCCTGCAGCCTGTGCCAACGGGGGGAATCTTGAGGCCCGTTCTGCCATGCTCATGGGATCTCTGTTGGGCGGCAAGGCGCTGGCTACGGCCGGGGTTGGTCTGGTCCATGCCATGGCCTATCCCATGGGCGGAATGTTCGGGGTGCCGCACGGATTGGCCAATGCCGTCCTCCTCCCCTATGTGGTGCAGTATAATCTGCCGGGCAATTACGAGAAATTTGCTCTGCTTGCCGAGGTCCTGGGGCAGAATACCGAGGGGCTATCTCGACGCGATGCAGCCTCTCTCTGTGTGGAGGCCTTGTATGATTTGAATAACGATGTGGGTATCCCGGCCACCCTGAAAGACCTGGATATCCCCTTTGCTCAGATCCCCCAAATGGCCGAGATTGCCCTGACTGTAACCCGGCCAGTGGAAAACAATCCTCGGCAACCTTCTCTTGCCGATGTTATTGCGGTGTACGAGCGGGCCTATCGTCACGAGATTGTCTTGTAA
- a CDS encoding GNAT family N-acetyltransferase: protein MGRITAPEPLTSSHDTVYFDCGVPSLNDWLCKQALRNEVSGVSRTYVVCQRQKVIAFYSFSTGSVTCCTRSSKKYEAIPVIVLARLAVDIERQGLGIGFGLLKDAVARSLYVTRKIEVQALVAHALNDQVKNFYARYGFTELTIDPMVLSLPGSEESIRNLFHDYRKIFIDSRLK, encoded by the coding sequence GTGGGACGAATAACAGCACCGGAGCCGTTGACTTCCTCACACGATACGGTGTATTTTGATTGCGGTGTTCCATCATTGAATGACTGGCTTTGCAAGCAGGCCTTGCGCAATGAGGTATCTGGAGTCTCCCGAACCTATGTTGTTTGTCAACGTCAGAAGGTCATCGCCTTTTATTCTTTTTCCACCGGCAGTGTTACCTGTTGTACGCGAAGTTCTAAAAAATATGAGGCTATTCCCGTCATTGTTTTGGCTCGCTTAGCGGTAGATATCGAGCGACAAGGGCTGGGGATTGGGTTTGGACTTCTGAAAGACGCTGTTGCTCGTTCTTTATATGTTACTCGAAAAATTGAGGTCCAGGCTCTTGTAGCTCATGCCTTGAATGATCAGGTGAAAAATTTTTATGCTCGCTATGGTTTTACTGAGTTAACCATTGATCCTATGGTCCTGAGCCTGCCGGGTTCTGAGGAGAGCATAAGAAATCTCTTCCATGATTATAGAAAAATTTTTATAGATAGCCGCTTGAAATAA